A single Mytilus trossulus isolate FHL-02 chromosome 12, PNRI_Mtr1.1.1.hap1, whole genome shotgun sequence DNA region contains:
- the LOC134692915 gene encoding uncharacterized protein LOC134692915: MSLWQYLINQKTTSGELDNSLDSLLPDPNVEKDAETAKTVTVANSSVKDVLQSPNRKRKRGEYSNNSSEQRAKIARYACEHGNTSAAKHFSKLLDKTINESTVRSMKKQYIDEMNKTPEKKIVELSRSPKGRPKLLGKYDEEVVDYVKKLRATGAIVNKQILIACATGILEHKCRSMLQENGGHISLHRSWAESFLRRIGFIKRKGTKAARKVPANFDELRVEFLGSVSKIITENNIPEELVMNFDQTNISIIPCGNWTMVEEGSKQVEITGLEDKRQITALLTCTMAGNLLPLNYCIKGKLINVTLQ, translated from the exons ATGTCTTTATGGCAATATTTAATCAATCAAAAAACTACAAGTGGAGAATTAGACAATTCTTTGGATTCATTACTGCCCGATCCTAATGTAGAAAAAGACGCTGAAACAGCGAAAACTGTCACCGTTGCAAATTCATCAGTTAAAGACGTTTTGCAGTCTCCTAACCGAAAAAGAAAACGTGGcgaatattcaaataattcatcCGAGCAGAGAGCTAAAATAGCAAGATATGCTTGCGAACATGGGAATACCAGTGCTGcaaaacatttttctaaattgttggataaaacaataaatgaaagtACTGTTAGATCtatgaaaaaacaatatatcgatgaaatgaacaaaacaccagagaaaaaaattgtggaATTGAGCAGAAGTCCGAAAGGTCGCCCAAAATTACTTGGAAAATACGACGAAGAAGTTGTGGATTACGTCAAAAAACTTCGTGCAACGGGTGCaatagtaaacaaacaaattttgataGCCTGTGCTACGGGAATCTTGGAGCATAAGTGCAGAAGTATGCTACAGGAGAATGGTGGACATATTTCTCTTCATAGATCTTGGGCCGAGTCTTTTCTTAGGAGAATCGGTTTCATTAAACGGAAAGGGACAAAAGCAGCACGCAAAGTGCCTGCTAATTTTGATGAACTTAGGGTAGAATTTCTCGGCAGTGTTtcaaaaattataactgaaaataACATTCCCGAAGAATTAGTGATGAACTTTGACCaaacaaatatcagtataaTTCCATGTGGGAATTGGACAATGGTGGAAGAAG GGTCAAAGCAAGTTGAAATTACTGGTCTCGAGGATAAACGCCAGATTACGGCTCTTTTAACATGCACCATGGCAGGGAATTTACTCCCCCTCAACTACTGTATCAAGGGAAAACTGATCAATGTCACCCTCCAGTGA